In the Xylanivirga thermophila genome, ATAATAGCCAATATGCATATAGCGTTGATCTTGATCAGTTTTCTCCTCTGCTCCCTGCTGTGCTAATTTTAAGGCCATGGTCGCTATATCTGTTTCACTTTTGCCTGTTGTTTCTGCCAATTTCTCCACTTGATGCCTATAATACTCTCTGGATATAAAATCCATACTCTTATATATACCTGCTGGATCCTGCTCCAATATCTTTTCAACGGCACTTAAATCTTCAAATATATCCTCCCACTTTATTCCTGCAAGAAATCTTAGACTTGTTATGGCATTACCCATAGATATTTGGTATGCAGTCTGCCTTTGATGCTCTTGCTGGATCATCTCATCCATACTAGTATTTTGCAGTGCAACCTTGCCATCCAGCCACTTTATTATAGGTACAGCCTTACTACCTTGAACCTTCAATTTTTTTAATAATCTTTCACCATAACAATCGCTTATTTCTTTTATATAAGCATCATGCTGATTTATTATTTTGTAAAGTTCTGCATTAGGTTCCTCCAATGCAGACAAAAATTTATCAGCCCATATATCTGCCTTTTGCCATTCCTTATTCGTCTCAAGTATCTTAGAAGATATCTTACTTATTCTTTTTATAAGTGCTATTTTTAGCATAAATGGCATAGACCAAAGTTCCCTATTGCTTAGAACCTGTTCTTTCTGGTATGCATCTATAAAATTAAAAATAATATCCTCATCTACATGCCCGTCTGTCTTATCTATTATCTCGCAAGCAATAGCATATACTCTAGGCATCATTTTAAAATCTCCGTTTGTTAAGACGGGAAGTCTGCCTTTTCCACCACTTCGAAGGATATATTGTATTTCCTTTATTTGTTCTTCTATCATATAAAAATTATCTATTAGCCATTCTCCAGCAGGTACCATATGACCATTCTTCTTAAACTCGATATTTGCGGTCTTATATGCCTCAGTAAGGGCAATCTGATCATTTCCTATCCTATCAAATACTTTTTTTATTGTTTTACCTTTTTTATATATTTGATGGTGTCTCCCCATTTGCCTCGCACATGTTCGCAATTCTTCAATGTTAAGCATTGCATCTAAACTCCTTTGCAAAAAAACATCCAGTGTTTCTCTTATTAATTATGTACCATTTAACAAATATGAATACATAACAATATAAAAAGTGGGATGAATGAATAGTTCACCCCACTTTTAGCCAAATATAAATGGATCAGTGTATTCCCATCTGCTGCTGTATTTGCTGCTGAGCTTTTGTTATCTCCTGCTGTGGAGCCATATCTACCTGATAGTAGCCTTTTTGATTCATATAGTCCCATATGGCTTTTTGATGTTGAAAAGTAGTCTGTAAAATTTGCTGAGCATCCTGTCTTATACCTTGATTTGCACTTTCCAACACCAAATTTGTAAGACTTTGTGCACTTTGTTTATGATTAGTTAACAATACCGATGCTATCTGCTTGTCATTAAAAGTTTGATTTTGTGCCATGTTCATACCTCCTCAAATAATTTATTGCATGGGCGTACTTGAAATATGCTTTGCCAAAGTCTGGCTATCTTTTTGATGATCCTGTATCATTTGCTGACATAGATTTTTGAGTTGAGGATCATTTACTGTATTTACACAACTTTGTAGGAAATCTGCAGTCTGCTGACACATGCTTATATTATCCTGTAATAAAAGCAATTCTTTATGAGTTAATTGAGTCATGATATATACCTCCTTATAAAAATATTACGTAATT is a window encoding:
- a CDS encoding spore coat protein — encoded protein: MAQNQTFNDKQIASVLLTNHKQSAQSLTNLVLESANQGIRQDAQQILQTTFQHQKAIWDYMNQKGYYQVDMAPQQEITKAQQQIQQQMGIH
- a CDS encoding ferritin family protein; this translates as MTQLTHKELLLLQDNISMCQQTADFLQSCVNTVNDPQLKNLCQQMIQDHQKDSQTLAKHISSTPMQ